Within the Bacillus sp. FSL K6-3431 genome, the region AAGCGTTAAACCAATAAGGGGCGATCTCCCACTAGCTTCATATGGAAACAAAATATGATTGAAAGATAGTATATCTTGCAATATAAACTCGAGTGTTTGAAATACCTCCTTCTTATAAAGAGGATTTTGTACGATTCTTTTCTCCAAGTAACTTTGTTCATTAATAACAAGTGCGATAGCAAGATAATAACAGTTTTGCTTTTTCCAAAATTGATTCCAAATCACTTCCATAAATACGGAAACATTTAGAAATGGTAACAAATAGAATAAATTCCGTCTTTTCTTCTTACATTCTGAGTACAATAAAAATTGGGGATATACATCTTGAAAAATAAGCCAGTTCCCCCTTTCCAAAAAGGAAAAAAAAGCTACTCTTGTTTTATTGGTCATTAATCTAGAAAGATGTTCTCCTTTTAAATCTGTCATATTCCAGCCACCGTTTCTCGATACCATATGGCCTAGAAAAGCCCAATGTATTTCGGGATACTGAAGATAAAAGTATAAGTATGCTTCCGTTCTTGTCACATTATTGGTATTTGACTGTATTGTTGTTTTCTTAATTTGTTGAAGAAGTTCTTTATCTTCTTTGGATAATACTACTTGCTCATGACTAGATATATGTTGCTTTTTCTTTAACTCGGATTTAATAGCTTGTAAATCCGCTGGAAGCCGCAAATTCTTGCACAACTTTTTTAATAAAAAGATTTCCAATCACCTCCACCAAGAATTATTTATTCATGCAGGAATATGAATATGTAGGAAAGTAATTTTAGAGGGGATGGTGTAGCAATGATACATCGAACTAAGCATGCAACTGAGCATTTGATTCAAAAGCTCAAAGAAGCACAAACACTTGATGGTTCATGGGACTACCCTTTTGAAACAGGAATTGCCACAGATGCCTATATGATTATTTTATTAAGGACACTCGAAATAAATGATGAAGAGTTGATATTAAAACTAACCGAGAGGATATTAAGCAAGCAGGACAAAAATGGAACGTGGAAACTATTTCGTGATGAAGAAGGCGGGAATGTTTCCGCTACAATTGAGGCCTATTATGCCATTCTTTATTCTGGACATTTAACAAATGATGATAAGCGATTACGGGCAGCAAAAAAATTTATTCTTGCAAGTGGTGGGCTTGAAAAGTCACATCTGTTCACAAAAATAATGCTTGCAATCACAGGGCAAATTCCTTGGCCTTCCCATTTGCCCAGCCTAGCTGAGTTGATCCTGTTACCACTTACTTTCCCTGTAAACTTTTATGATATTTCTGTATTTGGAAGAGCTAATCTCGCTCCGATTATGATTATAGCTGATAAAAAATTTAGTAAAAAAACGAAAAAGAGCCCTACTCTCACTGATATATTTATTTCTAGAGAAAAAGACTTTTTCATTTGGAAAGAAACCCGTGAATCAAAACAATTATTTTCACTCATAAGTGATGGGATAAAAAGTCTGTTTAGTTTACCTCAACACATTCATTCTTTAGCAATCGATCGTACAAAACAATATATGTATAATCATATTGAAGTAGACGGAACACTTTATAGCTATTTTAGTTCTACCTTTTTAATGATCTTTGCCCTCCTTTCTCTTGGGCATTCTAAAAATGACCCAGTGATTTTACATGCAATTGATGGTTTAAAGGCAATGAAATGTGAAATTAATGGCAACACACACATGCAATATACAACAGCATCAGTCTGGAATACGTCTCTTATTAGCTATGCGCTTATAAATGCAGGGGTACCAACTTTTGATCCAGTAATCGCAAAAGCAAATCGGTATTTATTAAAGCACCAACACTATAAATATGGGGATTGGGCACTTCATAATCCTGGCGTTCTACCTGGGGGCTGGGGATTTTCACATATTAATATGATCAATCCCGACGTAGATGATACAACCGCATCACTTAGGACTATATCGCATCTAGTCCAGACTGATCCCCAATTTCATCAAGCTTGGGATAGAGGGATTCAATGGATTTTCTCTATGCAAAATGATGATGGTGGATGGGCTGCCTTTGAAAAGAATGTCGATAAAAAATGGGTGAATTTATTACCAATGGAGGGTGGTAGATTTCTACTTACTGATTCAAGCAGTGCTGATTTGACTGGAAGAACACTAGAGTTCCTAGGCAGCTACACGAATTTCCCAAAAAATCATGAGGTAATAAAACGCGGAGTAAATTGGCTATTTAATAATCAAGAAAAAGATGGATCATGGTATGGGCGCTGGGGTATTTGTTACATTTATGGAACTTGGGCGGCCGTCACCGGCCTGAGCGCTTCTGGGATAAACCCGCAGACAAAGGCGATCAAAAAAGCGGTTCATTGGCTTCAAAAAATACAAAATAAAGACGGTGGTTGGGGTGAATCTAGCAAAAGTGATCTTCATAAACATTACATCCCTCTTGGTTCTAGCAATATAACTCAAACAGCATGGGCATTAGACGCGCTCATATCAGTGGCTGACAAACCAACACCAGAAATTAACGCCGGCATTTCCTACATTCTAGAGTCATATAATAAAAATGATTGGACTAAAAGTTACCCTGTTGGACAAGGGATGGGTGGAGCTTTCTACATCCACTATCATAGTTACCAATACATCTTTCCTTTATTAACATTAACACATTATAATAGAAAATTTAAAACTAAATGAGGAAAGGGTGTATCCAACATTTGATTTGGATCCACCCTATATATATGTGTCATGGTCTTCCAATCTTTAGTTAAGAAACGATCTCTTTTCACCTTTTAATGTCCTACCCCACACCATACTAAAAGTTCCGCAAATCAACGATTGCATCTAGGTCATTGAATGTTTCACTTTCGATCATTTGTACAAGCTTGCTGGCCGTTTCCTCTGGTGAACTAAGATGACCATTCTTCTTATAACCGATAAATTGTTCAACCAATTCAAAATCCTTTTCGTTTGTCTCACGAATTTTTTCTTGCATTCCAGTATCAATTATTCCTGGTGCAATTGAAATGATTTTCACCCCAAAAGGATTTGTCTTCTGCTCCTCCGAAACAACTCTTGTATAATGATCAAGTCCCGACTTACTAGCACAATAACTGCTCCAACTAGTGTACGTTTTACGTCCTGCACCAGATGAAATATTAATGATTTTTTTGGTAATAGGGTGATTATGTAACTTTTTTATAAATACAGAACTTAAGATCATTGGCGCCGTCAAATTGATTGCGATATTTTCCATGATCACGAGCGGGTCATTATCTTCTGTCCGTCCAATTGGATCCACTACTCCAGCATTATTAATAAGCGTGGCCGAATTAATGTGCTCTGGCAGATGATCAATCATTGTCTCCATTAAATTCTTGATACCCTTTGAATCAGCTAAATTATTTTCGTAAAAGATGACGTGGCATTTTTTCTCTTTCGCAAGTTGAAGAAGTTCTTCATTTTTCGTACGTGCAACACAAATCAGTATATTGTCTTCATCCATTAAAACCTTACACAGTGCTAAACCAATACCCTTAGATGCCCCAGTTATAATAAATACTTGCATACTCACTCAACTCCTATTTTTATAAAAAACTAGTTTACAAATATAACTGCTACCTATTACAATCTAATACGATTATATAAATAAATGGTTCCCTTTGACAAAAAAAGAAACACTATCTTTCTAGGATTTCAGATATATTCATACTACACTTTCTATAAAAAGAACTAGATATCCCATTTCTCCGCATTAAAGGAAACACTACCTCCTTTAGAATAAAAGCGAATGTAATTAGCGCTTTGATTCGGAAAAATACGAGCTGTAAAAACTGCCTCTCCATCATTAATAAAAATTTCTACTGAAGATTTGTCTACAAATAAATGAAATTTGATTTTTTTAGAATCCAGCTCACATTTTCTCATTGTTCCATAGGTTGAGCCAAAAATCTCTCCAGACAACGTACGGTCTAAAACAATTTTTTTCGATCTTGCGTCATATTTAACGACTGTTTTATCTTGTTCATTTGCACGAAACTCTATTCCAAACTCTAAAGCATCTTCCATGTCAACTTCACAAATTAATTCATATGTTCTGCCCTTCATGTCATTGTACATTTTTTTTTCATTTACAAGTGAATCTTCCACACTGAATTTCTGTTTACGAAGCGTTTGAAGTTCCTTTATTGGCTGTTGAATTAGTTTGCCATTTTGAATAGTAAGTTCCCTTGGTAGTGTTAAGCAATGGGCCCAGCCATTTTGATCAGTCGGATAATTAATTTCTGGCAATCCCATCCACCCTACTAAAATACGACGACCTTCTGGATCTTCCATTGTTTGCGGAGCATAAAAATCAAAGCCCCTATCTAATTCATAAAATTCACCGTGTGAAAAGCTTTTTTCTTTCAGATCTAGTAAATCTCCAATTACATAACCTGACTGAAATATATTTTGATACTTATCCCCGTAAGGCTCTATGCCCTGTGGAGAAAAAATAAGCACCCCTTGATTATCCTTTTCAAAGTAATTTGGACATTCCCACATATAACCAAAGTCATTTAATCCTGTCTTTACTTCACCCTCAAAATACCAATCTATGATATTGAACGAACGATACAATAAAACGCAACCTGTTTCATTTTGCCGTTGTGCACCTATCAAAGCATAATATATTCCTTCATCTTCCCAAATACTTGGATCCCTAAAATGGTCGGTATACCCTTTTGGAACATCCGCGATGACCGGTTTATCGATTTTTAATATCCCTCCATTTTGATCCATTACAGCCATACATTGATAAGGATGCCTTTGCCAATCATCAAGACGAGTATTGCCGGTATACATAAGATAAAGCTTTTCCTCATGTTCTATCGCACTCCCCGAATAGGCACCATGGCTATCAAATTTATTATCAGGCTTAATTGCGATGCCGACATTTTCCCAATGAACCAGATCTTTAGATTTAGTATGATACCAATACTTTAATCCATGAACCGGTCCAAGTGGAAACCATTGATAAAATAAATGGTACTCCCCATTATAAAAGGAAAATCCATTTGGATCATTTAGTAATCCCGTTTCAGGCTGAACATGAAACTCCTGCCTCCATGGACAATTTTCCACCTTGATCGTTAGTTCATGAAGTTCTTTTTCAGTGACTTCTTCTATTTTTGTATATCTTTGTTTTCGAGTCCATTCCATTGTAAAACAAACCTCCATAATCGAAACATAGTAGAACCATTTGGCGATTCCCCTATTATATTTAGATACTTATAGTGAATGTTCCAAATAGATCTAAAAAGACGCAACAAGATCCTATTCTTACGCAAGGACTATAAGCGAGCTGACAACAACAATGACATGTAAGAGCCGTTTTTACAGGGGTATTTGACCATTCCCTTATATTGCTTTTTTAGCTTCACGTTTTGCTAAAATAATCGTCATCGTAAATGCGACTGCAAAAGCGATAGCCATGCCGATAATATATGGAATAAACGATAGCGGATTAATGGAAATAATACCAGGTAGTCCGGCTGCTCCCATCGCAACTGCCTTTACCTTGAATAAGGTAACAAATCCGGATCCAATGGCCGATCCAATAATAGCTCCAATAAATGGATATCTTAACCTTAGGTTTATACCAAACATTGCCGGTTCGGTAATACCAAGTAGTGCTGAAATACCTGCAGCAGAAGCGGTACCTTTCAATTTTTTATCTTTGGTTATCTTTAGAACAGCAAGTGTAGACGCACCTTGTGCTATGTTTGACATCGCCGCTATAGCAAAGAGGAACGATCCCCCCGTTTTAGCAATGTCCGCCAATAACTGTGTTTCAACTGCGATAAAGCTATGATGCATACCAGTAATAACGATAGGAGCATACACTAATCCAAAAATTGTACCACCGATAACCCCAGTTGTGTCATATGCCCAAACAATTCCGTCTGTTAATAAATTTCCCGCAGTACGAGTAATCGGACCAACTAAAGTAAATGTTAAAATACCAGTGACAAAAATACTTAATAACGGTGTTAATAGATTATCAAGCGCAGATGGAACAATCTTTCTCAAAGAAGTTTCTATTTTAGCTAAAATATAGGATGCAGCAAGAACAGGAAGTACAGTACCTTGGTAGCCAATCTTTTCTATTTCAAATCCAAATATCTTCCATACCGGAATTTCCCCGCTAACTAAAGCGCCACCATATCCCCAACCATTCAATAAATCAGGGTGAACCATCAACATACCTAATGCTGCTCCCAGATATGCATTACCTCCAAACCGTTGTGTTGCAGAAAAACCTATTAAAATTGGCAGAAAAACAAAAGCTGCATTCGCAAATGTATTAATTAATGCTGCTAAATCCGCCATTTGGGGATATGCATCTATTAAAGATTTCCCTTTAATAAATAAATCTGAGGCCGTTAGTATATTATTGATCCCCATTAACAATCCTCCAGCAACAATAGCTGGAATGATTGGAACGAAAATATCTGAGAGCATTTTAACGAACTGTTGCATTGGATTCAATTTCTTTGAACCAGCATCCTTAATATCCTTAGTAGACATTTCAGATAAACCTGCAAGAATAGCAAATTCCTTAAAAACTTCATTTACTGTTCCAGATCCAATGATGATTTGAAATTGTCCTCCAGTGGAAAATGTTCCTTTGACAACATCCATATTTTCTAACTTAGCTTGATCGATCTTTTCCTCATCATTCAAAACAAGGCGTAAACGAGTAGCACAGTGAGCGCCAGCCGAAACATTTTCTTTACCGCCTAATGCATCGAGAATCTTTTGAGCAATAGCTTGATAATTCATACATATCACCTTTCATTTCTTCAATATTTTTCGGAACCGGTTCCAATAAGGTATAAAAAAATATATTGTTAGAACCGGTTCCATTTTTTAGCAAAAAAATAAGATGAATCCGGTTATATTTAACTACTTGAAACGGTTACAGTAGAATTATAAACCGGACATTATAAACTGTCAACGCTTTCTCGTTCAATAATTTTAAATTTTGATATTGATAACTTTGGAACTTCTTTATCTTGTAGTAACTCAATTATCATTTTAGCAGCCTTTTCTCCAGCTTCTTTATAATAAAATTGTACTGTTGTTAAACTTGGATGAATCACCTCCGTTATTTCATAACCACCAAAACCTGTAACAGAAATGTCCGCAGGTATTTTATATCCTTTTTGGTAAACTACTTTACATACACCTAAAGCAATATTATCCGTCGCACATACAAAGATGGTTGGATCATATTCATCTAAAATAGAAGTAGCTTCCATGATAGCGGAATGAATGCTAAAACCTGTCTCGAAGTATTTTACTTCGCAGTGTTGTCGACTCTTCATTGCATTGAAGAAACCTTGTTTTCGTTTTACACCAACCGCAATATCATTTTCAGTAACTCCTAGATATGCAATTTTTCTATGACCTTTTGCAAGCAAATAATTACCTATTTCAAACCCAGCCCCATAATCATCATGGATTACACAGTGAAACTTTTCATGCTCTTGACCAATCATTATTACAGGAGTTCGAGCAACTTCAAATGCCTTTATATGGGCTTCTGTAATCACCGTTGCTAATAAAATAATAGCATCGACTTTTTGATTAGCAAAATGATAAATGCTTTCGATTTCACGTTCTATACTTTGACTTGTATTGGCGATGATCATTTGATAATTTTGTGCTTTTAGCTGCTCATCTATACCAATTAGGGTATGAGAAGTAGCGTATGAATCCAAACGCGGCACAATCGTACCAATCATATTTGTTTTTTTGGCTTTCAAACTTTGTGCAAATGGATTCGGAATATATCCTGTCTCGTTAATAACCTTTTCAAGCTTTTTTTTTGTTGCACCACTTACAGATCCTCCGTTCAAATAACGGGAAACAGTGCTTTTGGCTACTCCAGCGATTTTAGCAATATCAGATATAGTTTTAATATTTATTCAACTCCATATTTATTACTAGATAGGATAATTATACACTAATTTTACGAACATTATATGATCTGTATGCCCTACAACATTCTAGTTGAGAGGAAAAAATAACAGAGCATCTTTCATTCATTGGTGATTACTATAAAGGTTGAATATTATACATACCAAAGTTTTGATCGAACACAAAAAAGAGCCATTAAGTTCGGCACTTTTTATTTGTAATATATCATCCTGTGCTGGATTTTGAGTGAGGATAAAAATCTCGTGGGTAATTGGGGGTAATTGGGGGTAATTGGGGGTAATTATGACACTTAGGCGGTGGTTATCATAATCCCATCGTTTTTTTGATACGATTAATCTCCTTTTCATTGCCCCATTGACGCATCGCTAATAAATCACCGTCAAATCGCTTATACGCTTCATCTCTAAAACTATACATTTCTGATTTAAATAAATACATTTCATCTTTAAACTCATAGAATTCTTTTTTAAAATCACTAAATTCCTTTTTAAATTCAATCATCACTTCAAATAGTCTATCTAATTTTTCATCCGTCACTGATATCACCTCCATTATTTGCTCTATTATAGCATAAATTATTATTTCTTATCTCGTCAATATAAGAGGATGTTCAACACCAAATGATAAACGGCAAATTTCTTCCTAAAGAAAAGGCCTCTGTTTAGAAAGAGGAACCTCTGTTAAGATCGCTCACGTCGTGTGCAAGTCACGACCGAACTACTTGTTTATAATTTGGCACCTTTTTGAACACACATTATAATAATCAAATTTCATTTATCTTTTCTTGTTCAGTACCCTTTTTTCGTTTCCTCAATTGCTTCTACAATGATCTTAACTGCCTCGCTAGCTATAGAATCTCTCATTACGTCCACCATCTGCTCGCTTTGTTTTTGAAGAGCGATTAATTGTTGAAAGAGTACATCACTCGTTAACATCTCTTCTTCAAGCATTAATGCATAACCCTTTTCACGAAAAGAAATGGCGTTTAAAATCTGGTCGCCTCTGCTCTGTGATTTCGGTAAAGGAATAATCAGCATCGGGATTCGAAGCGATAAAAACTCAAAGATCGCGTTTGATCCCCCTCTTGTCAGCACCATATCAGTAGTGGATAAAATATCGGCTAATTCTCCTGATATATATT harbors:
- a CDS encoding DUF2515 family protein; amino-acid sequence: MFLLKKLCKNLRLPADLQAIKSELKKKQHISSHEQVVLSKEDKELLQQIKKTTIQSNTNNVTRTEAYLYFYLQYPEIHWAFLGHMVSRNGGWNMTDLKGEHLSRLMTNKTRVAFFSFLERGNWLIFQDVYPQFLLYSECKKKRRNLFYLLPFLNVSVFMEVIWNQFWKKQNCYYLAIALVINEQSYLEKRIVQNPLYKKEVFQTLEFILQDILSFNHILFPYEASGRSPLIGLTLHQFGSVHERISLGKKLYHLLFHSSERYEKVLHWAITHPHTGSRKDYWPAIFNNVNEGVPGKGLNRRLIGCQLQKGANKLYSPRLEHAWKNIDQAIAEPGDWFNDSGIVIYLEEETVALKGDIMEEYCETLENLELVAMAKKAIST
- the shc gene encoding squalene--hopene cyclase, translated to MIHRTKHATEHLIQKLKEAQTLDGSWDYPFETGIATDAYMIILLRTLEINDEELILKLTERILSKQDKNGTWKLFRDEEGGNVSATIEAYYAILYSGHLTNDDKRLRAAKKFILASGGLEKSHLFTKIMLAITGQIPWPSHLPSLAELILLPLTFPVNFYDISVFGRANLAPIMIIADKKFSKKTKKSPTLTDIFISREKDFFIWKETRESKQLFSLISDGIKSLFSLPQHIHSLAIDRTKQYMYNHIEVDGTLYSYFSSTFLMIFALLSLGHSKNDPVILHAIDGLKAMKCEINGNTHMQYTTASVWNTSLISYALINAGVPTFDPVIAKANRYLLKHQHYKYGDWALHNPGVLPGGWGFSHINMINPDVDDTTASLRTISHLVQTDPQFHQAWDRGIQWIFSMQNDDGGWAAFEKNVDKKWVNLLPMEGGRFLLTDSSSADLTGRTLEFLGSYTNFPKNHEVIKRGVNWLFNNQEKDGSWYGRWGICYIYGTWAAVTGLSASGINPQTKAIKKAVHWLQKIQNKDGGWGESSKSDLHKHYIPLGSSNITQTAWALDALISVADKPTPEINAGISYILESYNKNDWTKSYPVGQGMGGAFYIHYHSYQYIFPLLTLTHYNRKFKTK
- a CDS encoding (S)-benzoin forming benzil reductase encodes the protein MQVFIITGASKGIGLALCKVLMDEDNILICVARTKNEELLQLAKEKKCHVIFYENNLADSKGIKNLMETMIDHLPEHINSATLINNAGVVDPIGRTEDNDPLVIMENIAINLTAPMILSSVFIKKLHNHPITKKIINISSGAGRKTYTSWSSYCASKSGLDHYTRVVSEEQKTNPFGVKIISIAPGIIDTGMQEKIRETNEKDFELVEQFIGYKKNGHLSSPEETASKLVQMIESETFNDLDAIVDLRNF
- a CDS encoding glycoside hydrolase family 32 protein, with the protein product MEWTRKQRYTKIEEVTEKELHELTIKVENCPWRQEFHVQPETGLLNDPNGFSFYNGEYHLFYQWFPLGPVHGLKYWYHTKSKDLVHWENVGIAIKPDNKFDSHGAYSGSAIEHEEKLYLMYTGNTRLDDWQRHPYQCMAVMDQNGGILKIDKPVIADVPKGYTDHFRDPSIWEDEGIYYALIGAQRQNETGCVLLYRSFNIIDWYFEGEVKTGLNDFGYMWECPNYFEKDNQGVLIFSPQGIEPYGDKYQNIFQSGYVIGDLLDLKEKSFSHGEFYELDRGFDFYAPQTMEDPEGRRILVGWMGLPEINYPTDQNGWAHCLTLPRELTIQNGKLIQQPIKELQTLRKQKFSVEDSLVNEKKMYNDMKGRTYELICEVDMEDALEFGIEFRANEQDKTVVKYDARSKKIVLDRTLSGEIFGSTYGTMRKCELDSKKIKFHLFVDKSSVEIFINDGEAVFTARIFPNQSANYIRFYSKGGSVSFNAEKWDI
- a CDS encoding sucrose-specific PTS transporter subunit IIBC, with the protein product MNYQAIAQKILDALGGKENVSAGAHCATRLRLVLNDEEKIDQAKLENMDVVKGTFSTGGQFQIIIGSGTVNEVFKEFAILAGLSEMSTKDIKDAGSKKLNPMQQFVKMLSDIFVPIIPAIVAGGLLMGINNILTASDLFIKGKSLIDAYPQMADLAALINTFANAAFVFLPILIGFSATQRFGGNAYLGAALGMLMVHPDLLNGWGYGGALVSGEIPVWKIFGFEIEKIGYQGTVLPVLAASYILAKIETSLRKIVPSALDNLLTPLLSIFVTGILTFTLVGPITRTAGNLLTDGIVWAYDTTGVIGGTIFGLVYAPIVITGMHHSFIAVETQLLADIAKTGGSFLFAIAAMSNIAQGASTLAVLKITKDKKLKGTASAAGISALLGITEPAMFGINLRLRYPFIGAIIGSAIGSGFVTLFKVKAVAMGAAGLPGIISINPLSFIPYIIGMAIAFAVAFTMTIILAKREAKKAI
- a CDS encoding LacI family DNA-binding transcriptional regulator → MKTISDIAKIAGVAKSTVSRYLNGGSVSGATKKKLEKVINETGYIPNPFAQSLKAKKTNMIGTIVPRLDSYATSHTLIGIDEQLKAQNYQMIIANTSQSIEREIESIYHFANQKVDAIILLATVITEAHIKAFEVARTPVIMIGQEHEKFHCVIHDDYGAGFEIGNYLLAKGHRKIAYLGVTENDIAVGVKRKQGFFNAMKSRQHCEVKYFETGFSIHSAIMEATSILDEYDPTIFVCATDNIALGVCKVVYQKGYKIPADISVTGFGGYEITEVIHPSLTTVQFYYKEAGEKAAKMIIELLQDKEVPKLSISKFKIIERESVDSL